The following are encoded in a window of Haliotis asinina isolate JCU_RB_2024 chromosome 14, JCU_Hal_asi_v2, whole genome shotgun sequence genomic DNA:
- the LOC137260801 gene encoding uncharacterized protein: protein MPPKTKHLRRGYAWTDDETKCLLSIWGDMHIQSQLDSPSKADTAVYSKVSKAMNELGFEKTAPQCKERMKTLKKAYRQCRDSLKRSGQPRKLCKFYEELNEILDTRPATSPGKVIESLQQSVASDTDLSDPEVTDNHVTDTIADDVELTDPGDDEFVENVKNDQQNNNMKTDRTKDETQMKQKGKQRKTKLQTTLETVMDKFAKSNEDIEARQIELEKKQIDLEMRKIDDEREKREFELRKQDKKERQKASDREHQLRMLQLIMNTRQPYAIPSSTQCPPMPRPPIDPVYDPFQETVPGTSSGATSPVISDYTKNHAPHHGQERTRGSVTQEEDGNSYYNI from the coding sequence atgcCTCCGAAAACCAAGCACTTACGACGTGGTTATGCCTGGACAGATGATGAGACGAAGTGTCTGCTTAGTATCTGGGGAGACATGCACATTCAGTCACAACTGGACAGCCCTTCAAAAGCTGATACAGCTGTTTATTCAAAGGTGAGCAAGGCCATGAATGAACTGGGGTTTGAGAAAACTGCCCCACAATGCAAAGAACGAatgaaaacacttaaaaaaGCCTACAGACAGTGTAGGGATTCACTTAAGAGGAGTGGACAGCCCCGGAAGCTCTGCAAATTTTATGAAGAGCTAAATGAAATTTTGGACACAAGACCTGCGACATCACCTGGAAAGGTCATTGAAAGTCTCCAGCAGTCAGTTGCATCGGACACAGACCTATCTGATCCTGAAGTTACTGACAACCATGTTACCGACACCATTGCTGATGATGTCGAACTTACTGACCCAGGAGATGAtgaatttgttgaaaatgttaaaaatgaccaacaaaacaataatatgaAAACAGACAGAACAAAAGATGAAACTCAGATGAagcaaaaaggaaaacaaagaaaaaccaAACTGCAAACCACCTTGGAAACTGTCATGGACAAGTTTGCTAAATCTAATGAAGACATTGAAGCAAGGCAAATTGAGTTGGAGAAGAAACAAATTGACCTGGAAATGAGGAAAATCGATGATGAAAGAGAAAAAAGGGAGTTTGAACTTAGAAAACAGGATAAAAAAGAAAGACAGAAAGCCTCTGACCGAGAACACCAATTGCGTATGCTACAGTTAATCATGAACACTCGCCAACCATACGCCATTCCATCATCCACCCAGTGTCCACCAATGCCTCGGCCTCCTATTGATCCGGTATATGATCCTTTTCAGGAAACAGTCCCTGGAACCAGCTCTGGTGCTACATCTCCAGTCATTTCTGACTACACCAAGAACCATGCCCCTCACCATGGTCAGGAAAGAACTAGAGGCAGCGTCACTCAAGAAGAGGACGGAAACAGCTACTACAATATCTAA
- the LOC137260802 gene encoding uncharacterized protein, whose translation MSRAMFQRICEMLHPYIKKDCPIRDALTTEHRIAVTIYYLATTVEYRTVGNLFGIHRSTVCCVVHEVCYAICTHVFPDAVKFPTGTELKKVISGFQKKWRFPNCGGAIDATHIPIIAPQQFHADYVNRKGWYSVILQAVCDDKYKFTDVCIGWPGRVHDARVFSNSAFKASADAGRILPQSPEWKKRVGTADNVVDMPVVIIADPAYRMSHDQWLLKPYSNRGTLSDEKSYFNFRLSSARMVIENTFGRFKGRWRRFMRRIDLDVDFVPTVVVAAVAVHNMCESDHMFNPDWLDEVEVHADDQGPQGQEDTTGSAVRDALALQFAEE comes from the coding sequence ATGTCCAGAGCCATGTTTCAACGCATCTGCGAAATGCTACATCCTTACATTAAGAAAGATTGCCCCATTCGAGATGCTCTGACAACGGAACACAGAATAGCAGTGACAATTTACTACTTGGCAACAACAGTAGAATATCGCACAGTTGGTAATCTGTTTGGGATTCACAGGTCAACAGTTTGTTGTGTAGTACATGAAGTCTGTTATGCCATTTGTACACACGTGTTTCCAGATGCTGTGAAGTTTCCTACGGGCACGGAACTGAAGAAAGTAATATCAGGATTTCAGAAGAAATGGAGGTTTCCGAACTGTGGTGGTGCTATTGATGCCACGCACATCCCTATCATTGCTCCACAACAGTTTCACGCTGACTACGTGAACAGGAAAGGGTGGTATTCAGTAATACTGCAGGCTGTATGTGATGACAAGTACAAGTTTACAGATGTGTGCATTGGGTGGCCAGGTAGAGTTCATGATGCCAGAGTATTCTCTAATTCTGCATTTAAAGCTTCAGCAGATGCTGGTCGCATCTTACCACAGTCTCCTGAGTGGAAGAAAAGAGTGGGCACTGCTGACAATGTAGTTGACATGCCTGTCGTCATCATTGCGGATCCGGCCTATCGCATGTCTCATGATCAATGGCTCCTTAAACCTTACAGCAACAGGGGGACTCTATCAGATGAGAAGTCATACTTCAACTTTCGCCTCAGCAGTGCCCGGATGGTCATTGAAAATACTTTTGGACGCTTCAAAGGAAGATGGAGGCGCTTCATGAGGCGTATTGACCTAGATGTTGACTTTGTGCCAACTGTGGTTGTAGCCGCTGTCGCTGTGCATAACATGTGTGAATCAGACCACATGTTCAACCCTGACTGGTTGGATGAGGTCGAAGTACATGCTGACGACCAAGGACCGCAAGGCCAAGAAGATACCACTGGATCTGCTGTGCGAGATGCACTAGCATTACAGTTTGCTGAGGAGTGA